In Trifolium pratense cultivar HEN17-A07 linkage group LG7, ARS_RC_1.1, whole genome shotgun sequence, a genomic segment contains:
- the LOC123898561 gene encoding uncharacterized protein LOC123898561 has translation MTHQQQPQLANRSRRVGEVAGNTTAECAAICCCVPCTVMDMVALATYKVPACLWKKAVQKKKKKRLQKNLKKIKKNETTLLDHKKPNGPGTGPETVIVKPNLEEHFEETPEDDVKLEDEMWARFNVNGFWRSESQRQEPELQTGEKNR, from the coding sequence ATGACTCACCAACAACAACCACAACTCGCTAATCGCAGCCGCCGTGTCGGTGAAGTCGCCGGTAATACAACGGCGGAATGCGCTGCAATCTGCTGCTGTGTACCTTGCACGGTGATGGACATGGTGGCTCTAGCTACCTATAAAGTCCCTGCGTGTTTGTGGAAGAAAGCGgttcaaaagaagaagaagaaacggTTGCAGAAGAATCTCAAGAAGATTAAGAAAAACGAGACAACGTTATTGGATCATAAAAAGCCCAATGGGCCTGGGACTGGGCCTGAGACGGTTATTGTTAAGCCCAATTTGGAAGAGCATTTCGAGGAGACGCCGGAGGATGATGTTAAATTAGAAGATGAGATGTGGGCCCGGTTCAATGTTAACGGTTTTTGGAGGAGTGAGTCTCAGAGACAAGAACCGGAATTGCAAACCGGAGAAAAAAACCGTTAG